Proteins encoded together in one Aminipila butyrica window:
- a CDS encoding S-layer homology domain-containing protein, with the protein MKRILTIWLCGVLVCIGAYFTTGESYAAHWADQYLNNLVSQQVMRGDENGNLYPNDSITRAEFVAMVNRAFGYSQRGSMPFNDVAQEAWYYDDISVAKKQGYFTGIYPDTAGPDTPLKREEAVTLLCRALKIEGVPFDSLQFADSRNFSSWSKDYINAAVGKRFLTGYPDNTFKPADYMTRGEMAKVLSEVAGEIVKEKGANYIGYANGNVSVVETGANLRNTIVPGDLYITAGMGTGFTELENLTVGGDLIISGTGNAQSGQVSVVLVDCDINHLVIDSSDSKVPMSVRAEGGSVIHTTTVKSSAYLEEDGSSTAFEDVVLNGPSGTTLNLSGDFENVMVKAPDNKISVDKGSVDSLTVDEDAVKGSVFIQKNAIVNSLFCDTATTVTGTGEIDEVSISANGTNISMLPEHIYIRPGVTAVINGQTMTSVDAEASNASPEFMDDYPKYEELKATSVKLLAKTNKPGKVYWAVKNTDLIQSGMSEEDVMTPDSRYVVKSGNVSVVGEKEVTINVTGLISGVHYEYYMVFEDFKEDTTNVEDEPFTTVDVVAPTFLNGTPKVQTASKDKFAMVVMPSKNVKLHWAVLPSKSVPPTAESLAEMKVSGALGLGTEYGLGMNDQKEVIVQGTGEKVLDESVTYDIYMVLEDESENLSRLAKVTAATSDETPPAFMSGYPWNAPSSATALNIRHMSTEAGTLYWAAYTFDSPFPPVDDYESITDGAIQKELKIRAITTGQKAEKSGKVTVAEKTDANLSISGLGKETPYDVYFVLMDKAGNYSEPAALLGLKTLDKTAPVGTMEFDKVLEGNPMVSSNISVAFNEIVYYDGTEKDIRLTQVPAEQKATILASMFSVHDLLSVSKPDYITGIDYTKVQVGEKNGKTVVTFPPEAFGGGAGLNSGGHYQFELNNVVDSDGNAMSQATLLSAFKVVAPQVYMTRYNGTEILKDNEIGFSLKKADGINSDKRFDVIIQADQTITFDLYIDNGGTPSAVPYASGLRLEAGQARSIAAMQPTWGYEQFMNVSNKNYRLNITSFKGMEAGRLTSWNGTLNISAMAVIGEPHNLTNLGTDILNKSNPLDIVKKNADTLIVSNPEVFTVKRVYADTAQPKLIGDIQYDVYDTAVNIVTMTDKAAKMYYVIVPTATVNGKVPPTVDQVLNGLPSYINSKSGTINMADGQIQYEKLVDGLIPNTGYKFFYVLKGIFSDNLEVVNAQFTSPGYIYADDFKTSPEITPELTEGPYPTGISTEKTAEMGGVANTAVKVYWVMYTGGTYTDKDGKTALTPEQVIRLSNSDGTVVDSGNFSAMKATPFTFIAKNMEATKTYDVFVALQSEYSGMISDKVYVYKNVRSKDTVPPYIFENPKTTIIKVKSETDPSSGVKVNTFAGTITVRFSEPLYFKNALAGDVMEPLTAERLVNGRQPLPTADGGLFMYDRTNMAVLADIYSTEDGDVSGKKPITAISFEFSGVQDGSTIAINAEIYDRGGWRAGQFVMEFVENTTVEKGETVPDLKKSYFVPRFVQ; encoded by the coding sequence ATGAAAAGAATTTTGACGATATGGCTGTGCGGCGTGCTTGTATGCATCGGTGCGTACTTCACCACGGGCGAAAGCTACGCGGCCCACTGGGCAGACCAATATCTGAACAATTTAGTCTCACAGCAGGTCATGCGTGGAGATGAAAATGGCAACTTGTATCCAAATGACTCTATCACCAGAGCGGAATTCGTGGCTATGGTAAACCGGGCGTTTGGATATAGTCAGAGAGGAAGCATGCCATTTAATGACGTAGCCCAGGAGGCCTGGTACTATGATGACATCAGTGTAGCTAAGAAGCAGGGCTACTTTACAGGCATTTACCCAGATACGGCGGGACCGGACACCCCTTTAAAGAGGGAAGAAGCCGTAACTCTGCTCTGCCGCGCCCTGAAAATAGAGGGGGTTCCCTTTGATTCTCTTCAGTTTGCGGACAGCAGAAATTTCAGCAGCTGGAGTAAGGATTACATCAATGCTGCCGTGGGAAAGCGGTTTTTGACGGGTTATCCGGACAACACCTTTAAACCAGCAGACTATATGACCAGGGGAGAAATGGCCAAGGTTTTGTCTGAAGTGGCAGGTGAAATTGTCAAAGAAAAAGGTGCCAATTATATCGGCTACGCCAACGGAAACGTCTCCGTGGTAGAGACGGGCGCTAATTTGAGGAATACTATTGTTCCTGGGGATTTATACATAACAGCTGGTATGGGCACGGGTTTCACAGAACTGGAAAACCTGACCGTAGGTGGTGACCTAATTATCAGCGGGACGGGAAATGCCCAGAGCGGGCAGGTCAGCGTTGTTTTGGTTGACTGCGATATCAATCATCTGGTTATTGATTCCAGTGATTCGAAGGTCCCTATGAGCGTTCGGGCGGAGGGCGGCAGCGTCATTCACACGACTACGGTGAAAAGTAGTGCTTATCTGGAAGAGGATGGTTCCAGCACGGCCTTTGAAGATGTAGTGCTCAATGGACCTAGCGGCACCACATTGAATCTGTCAGGAGATTTTGAAAATGTGATGGTAAAGGCTCCAGACAACAAGATTAGTGTAGATAAGGGCTCGGTAGATTCTTTGACAGTGGATGAGGATGCGGTTAAAGGATCGGTGTTCATTCAGAAGAATGCTATCGTCAATTCCCTATTTTGCGATACAGCTACGACGGTGACAGGCACTGGCGAGATTGATGAAGTGTCTATCTCAGCTAATGGAACCAATATTTCCATGCTGCCGGAGCACATCTATATCCGCCCTGGTGTAACTGCTGTCATCAACGGACAGACTATGACCAGCGTGGATGCGGAAGCCAGCAATGCCAGTCCGGAATTCATGGACGATTACCCAAAATATGAGGAATTGAAAGCCACCAGTGTTAAGCTGCTGGCGAAGACAAATAAGCCCGGCAAGGTATATTGGGCTGTCAAGAACACCGATTTGATTCAGTCAGGTATGTCTGAAGAGGATGTTATGACTCCAGATTCCCGTTATGTAGTGAAGTCTGGAAATGTCAGCGTGGTGGGCGAAAAAGAAGTGACTATCAACGTGACAGGCCTGATTAGCGGTGTTCATTACGAATATTACATGGTCTTTGAGGACTTTAAAGAAGACACGACCAATGTAGAAGACGAACCCTTTACCACGGTAGACGTGGTTGCACCGACATTTTTAAATGGTACACCGAAGGTTCAGACTGCATCAAAGGACAAGTTTGCTATGGTGGTTATGCCTTCTAAGAATGTAAAACTTCATTGGGCTGTGCTGCCGAGCAAGTCGGTTCCGCCTACGGCAGAATCCTTGGCGGAGATGAAAGTCTCTGGCGCCTTGGGTCTAGGGACGGAATATGGACTGGGAATGAATGACCAGAAGGAAGTCATTGTGCAAGGTACGGGCGAAAAGGTTTTAGATGAAAGCGTTACCTACGATATATATATGGTTTTAGAGGATGAAAGCGAGAACTTGTCTCGGCTGGCTAAAGTAACGGCTGCCACCTCAGACGAGACGCCTCCGGCCTTTATGAGTGGTTATCCGTGGAATGCGCCAAGTTCGGCTACGGCCTTGAACATTCGTCATATGTCCACGGAGGCAGGTACGTTGTATTGGGCAGCCTATACTTTTGATTCGCCATTCCCACCGGTAGATGACTACGAGTCCATCACGGACGGAGCGATTCAAAAAGAACTGAAAATACGGGCTATCACGACCGGACAGAAAGCAGAGAAGAGCGGCAAAGTAACTGTAGCAGAAAAGACCGATGCCAACTTGAGTATTTCCGGGTTGGGCAAGGAAACCCCATATGATGTATATTTTGTGCTCATGGATAAGGCCGGAAATTACTCAGAGCCTGCGGCATTGCTGGGACTGAAAACCCTAGATAAAACGGCGCCAGTAGGCACTATGGAGTTTGATAAGGTGCTGGAAGGAAATCCAATGGTCAGCTCCAATATCAGCGTGGCTTTTAACGAGATTGTTTATTACGATGGCACGGAAAAAGATATTCGTTTAACTCAGGTTCCGGCAGAACAGAAAGCCACGATTTTGGCAAGTATGTTCTCGGTTCACGATCTTCTGTCAGTTTCTAAGCCGGATTATATTACTGGTATTGATTATACAAAAGTGCAGGTAGGTGAGAAAAATGGCAAGACTGTGGTCACCTTCCCTCCGGAAGCTTTTGGCGGTGGCGCCGGATTGAACAGCGGCGGACATTATCAATTTGAACTGAATAACGTGGTGGATTCTGATGGAAACGCCATGAGTCAGGCTACGTTGCTGTCAGCCTTTAAGGTGGTGGCCCCTCAGGTCTACATGACCAGATACAATGGCACGGAGATTTTAAAAGACAATGAAATTGGCTTTAGCTTAAAGAAAGCTGATGGCATCAATAGTGACAAACGTTTTGATGTAATTATTCAAGCGGATCAGACCATCACATTTGATTTGTATATTGACAACGGCGGTACGCCATCCGCTGTACCATATGCTTCTGGTCTGCGATTAGAAGCAGGTCAGGCTAGAAGCATAGCAGCTATGCAGCCAACGTGGGGCTATGAACAATTCATGAATGTAAGCAACAAGAATTATCGGTTAAATATTACCAGCTTTAAAGGGATGGAGGCTGGCAGGCTGACCTCTTGGAATGGTACGTTGAATATTTCTGCTATGGCGGTCATTGGAGAACCTCACAATCTAACCAACTTGGGTACGGACATCCTGAACAAGAGTAACCCGTTGGATATTGTCAAGAAAAACGCAGACACACTCATTGTCAGCAATCCGGAAGTATTTACAGTAAAACGGGTTTATGCAGATACGGCTCAGCCGAAACTCATAGGTGATATTCAGTATGATGTTTATGACACGGCGGTGAATATTGTCACCATGACGGACAAAGCTGCAAAGATGTACTACGTTATCGTACCGACAGCCACGGTCAATGGTAAGGTGCCGCCGACGGTAGATCAAGTCCTTAACGGATTGCCATCTTACATCAACAGCAAGTCTGGCACGATCAACATGGCTGACGGACAGATTCAGTATGAAAAGCTGGTAGATGGGCTTATACCGAACACTGGATATAAATTTTTCTACGTGCTGAAGGGTATTTTCTCTGATAACCTGGAGGTTGTTAATGCCCAGTTCACTTCACCGGGCTATATCTATGCAGATGACTTCAAGACTTCCCCTGAGATTACCCCGGAACTCACAGAAGGGCCATATCCGACAGGGATTTCCACAGAGAAGACGGCAGAGATGGGCGGAGTGGCTAACACAGCTGTAAAGGTATACTGGGTTATGTACACAGGTGGTACCTATACAGATAAGGATGGAAAGACCGCTCTAACACCAGAGCAGGTAATCCGACTGAGCAATTCCGATGGTACAGTAGTAGATTCTGGAAATTTTTCAGCGATGAAGGCTACACCATTTACCTTTATTGCCAAGAATATGGAAGCGACGAAGACTTATGACGTCTTTGTAGCCCTTCAGAGTGAATATTCGGGGATGATATCTGATAAGGTATATGTATATAAGAATGTGCGGTCTAAGGATACCGTGCCACCGTATATCTTTGAAAATCCGAAGACTACCATTATCAAAGTAAAATCAGAGACGGATCCTAGCAGCGGCGTTAAGGTCAACACCTTTGCCGGCACCATAACGGTTCGATTCAGTGAACCATTGTACTTCAAGAATGCTTTGGCTGGTGATGTCATGGAGCCGCTGACGGCAGAACGGCTGGTAAACGGACGGCAGCCGCTGCCGACCGCAGATGGAGGCTTGTTTATGTATGACAGGACCAACATGGCTGTGCTGGCTGACATCTATTCCACCGAAGACGGCGATGTGTCGGGCAAGAAGCCGATTACTGCTATCAGTTTTGAGTTCAGCGGAGTGCAGGATGGCAGTACTATCGCCATTAATGCTGAAATTTATGATAGAGGTGGCTGGCGTGCAGGACAGTTCGTTATGGAATTTGTAGAAAATACGACGGTGGAGAAGGGCGAAACCGTACCAGATCTAAAGAAGTCTTATTTTGTACCAAGGTTCGTACAATAA
- the flgB gene encoding flagellar basal body rod protein FlgB has translation MSWIDNNNILLSQKSLDYLWEKQRIISENIANNDTPGYKAKMISFEDELNSNLNTFANRLNPKREDIRQAILESKMRVDVSSEESSRLDGNNVNVDVEEIELARAELQYQYQIYQINDQFSRIRSAIGK, from the coding sequence ATGAGCTGGATTGATAACAACAATATTTTACTATCCCAGAAGAGCTTAGATTACCTATGGGAGAAACAGCGGATTATCTCAGAGAACATCGCTAACAATGATACTCCGGGCTACAAGGCCAAGATGATTTCCTTTGAGGATGAGTTAAACAGCAATTTGAACACTTTTGCAAATCGCCTCAATCCCAAGCGGGAAGATATCCGTCAGGCTATCTTGGAATCCAAGATGAGAGTCGATGTCAGCTCAGAAGAGAGCAGCCGGCTGGATGGTAATAACGTCAACGTGGACGTAGAAGAGATTGAACTGGCCAGAGCAGAGCTTCAGTATCAGTATCAAATATACCAGATTAATGACCAGTTCAGCAGAATCAGATCAGCCATCGGCAAATAA